Genomic window (Streptomyces sp. TG1A-60):
CGAGGCGAGCTCCTTCGGCCGCTCGGACACGCTACCGAGGGAGACTTTACAGCAAGGAGAGGCCTGCTTTGAAATCGGTATCGGCGGGCCCGGGGGACGGCGCCGACGAGCCGCCGACAAGCTGCCGACGGGGTGTCAGCGCAACGGTGGAGCGGTGTGCCGGGCGTCAGCGGGAGCGGAAGAAGTCGGTGAGGAGACGGGCGCATTCGTCGGCGAGTACGCCCTCGATCACCTCGGGGCGGTGGTTGAGCCGACGGTCGCGTACGACGTCCCAGAGGGAGCCGGTGGCGCCGGCCTTCTCGTCGCGGGCGCCGTAGACGACCCGGTCGACTCTGGACTGCACGAGGGCGCCCGCGCACATCGTGCACGGTTCGAGGGTGACGAGCAGGGTGCAGCCGGTCAGCCGCCATGCGCCGAGTGCGGCGGCGGCCCGGCGGACGGCCAGCA
Coding sequences:
- the tadA gene encoding tRNA adenosine(34) deaminase TadA — its product is MRLALAEAGRAAEGGDVPVGAVVLSPDGTTVLATGHNEREATGDPTAHAEVLAVRRAAAALGAWRLTGCTLLVTLEPCTMCAGALVQSRVDRVVYGARDEKAGATGSLWDVVRDRRLNHRPEVIEGVLADECARLLTDFFRSR